One window of the Ananas comosus cultivar F153 linkage group 21, ASM154086v1, whole genome shotgun sequence genome contains the following:
- the LOC109726677 gene encoding transcription factor FAMA: MDKEADHRASMAPPLDCHLVHHHTQHGSTLQDESAEEGGIEMVDYVLSSPAPLPPPQAQISFDRLSFSDVVQFADFGPRLSLNQSKASEDENFFLKFHVLGDKLLQEEVLPPPPPPPPPPQPTAFEEDKEGGGEEGRLLENVSLSQQQLSFVGQAEKTGVGEVKNRRKRPRSMKTSEEVESQRMTHIAVERNRRRQMNEYLRVLRSLMPGSYVQRGDQASIIGGAIEFVRELEQLLQCLESQKRRRLYGSAEAPRTVMDAAALVPVQHQPLQQQQQQQQQQPFYPFPDDNVKILDLDPTGALREEMAENKSCLADIEVRLLGFDAMIKILSRRRPGQLLKIIAALEDLQFSILHTNITTIEQTVLYSFNVKIIGETGCAAEDIANSVQQILSFIEANTI, from the exons ATGGACAAAGAG GCCGACCACCGCGCGAGCATGGCCCCTCCTCTCGACTGCCACCTGGTGCACCACCACACGCAGCACGGCAGCACGCTGCAGGATGAGAGCGCGGAGGAGGGCGGGATCGAGATGGTGGACTACGTGCTGAGCAGCCCTGCGCCCCTGCCGCCACCGCAGGCGCAGATCTCCTTCGACCGGCTCAGCTTCTCCGATGTCGTGCAGTTCGCCGACTTCGGGCCCCGGCTTTCCCTGAACCAGTCCAAGGCGTCGGAGGACGAGAACTTCTTCCTCAAGTTTCACGTCTTGGGGGACAAGCTGCTGCAGGAGGAAgtgcttcctcctcctcctcctcctcctcctccgcctcagcCGACGGCATTTGAGGAGGATAAAGAGGGAGGTGGCGAAGAGGGGCGGCTCTTGGAGAACGTATCTTTGTCGCAGCAGCAGCTCTCTTTTGTCGGTCAGGCTGAGAAGACGGGTGTCGGAGAGGTGAAGAACCGCCGGAAGAGGCCGCGATCGATGAAGACGAGTGAGGAGGTCGAGAGCCAGAGGATGACGCACATCGCGGTGGAGCGCAATCGGCGGCGGCAGATGAATGAATACCTCCGCGTGCTGAGGTCGCTGATGCCCGGATCTTACGTGCAAAGG GGAGACCAGGCATCTATCATCGGCGGCGCAATCGAGTTTGTGCGAGAGCTCGAGCAACTCCTTCAATGCCTAGAGTCACAAAAGCGACGCAGGCTCTACGGCAGCGCTGAAGCCCCGCGAACGGTGATGGACGCGGCTGCGCTTGTGCCGGTGCAGCACCAACCcctccagcagcagcagcagcagcagcagcagcagcctttTTATCCATTCCCTGATGATAACGTGAAGATCCTCGACCTTGATCCGACCGGCGCTCTTCGCGAGGAGATGGCGGAGAACAAGTCCTGCCTGGCGGATATCGAAGTCCGGCTGCTGGGTTTCGACGCGATGATAAAGATCCTATCACGGAGGCGGCCCGGGCAGCTGCTCAAGATCATCGCGGCGCTCGAGGACCTGCAGTTCAGCATCCTGCACACCAACATCACCACCATTGAGCAAACTGTTCTCTACTCCTTCAACGTCAAG ATAATCGGCGAGACCGGGTGCGCTGCGGAGGACATCGCAAACTCCGTGCAGCAGATACTCAGCTTCATCGAGGCGAACACTATATGA